The genomic interval GGCTACGAGACCGAGGAACTCGCGGACATCCGGGACGCCATCGCGCTCGAAGCGTTCTATCAGTCCTACGAGGACAAGCGCGAACTCATCGCCGACCTCCTCTGGGAGGAGAACGACTCGCTCGCCGCGCACGTCGCCGGCCAGTTCCGCTCGAAGCTCGACACCGAACTGGAGACCGCGCGCCGCCACCTCTCCGCGCGCGGTGAGGGTGGCGTGACGTTCGACGTGCTCGACGTGGGCGCGTTCACCCACAAGTACGACTTCCCGCCCGAAGACCTCCTGCTCGACGCGCTCTTCCGCGACCGGAAGGACGAGGTTGACGTGCTCGTCGGCGCGAACGAGGACGAGATTCGCCTCCGAAGCACCGAGCACGTGGACACGCGCGCGGTCGGCGAAGCCGTCGCCGAGGAACTCCCCGACGCGGGCGTGACGCCGCGCGGCGCTGACGACGGCCACATCGAGTTCCTGCGCGGCGAACGCGACGCCGTCATCGACGCCGTCGTGGACGCCGTCGCCGCCCAACTCGACTAACGACATCCTTTTCCTCGCGTGTCCGCTTTCGTTTCCTAATGAGTTCAGGGTCGGAGAGCGCGTTCGAGGCCGCCTGCGACGAGCTCGTCGACCGACTCCTCGCGGGCGACATCGAGCAGGACGACATCGAGCAGGCGAAGATGGACGTCTGCGGCGAGTACTCCGCGCCGAAGGTGCCGACGCACGCCGAACTGCTCGACTACGCGCCCCAGAGCCGCCGCGAGGAACTCGAAGACCTCCTCCAGCGAAAGCCCGTGCGCACCGCGTCGGGCGTCACGCCGGTCGCGGTGATGACGAGCCCGCACATGTGTCCGCACGGGAAGTGTCTCTACTGTCCCGGCGGCCCCGCCTCGGAGTTCGACTCCAGTCAGTCGTACACGGGCCACGAGCCCGCGGCGGCCCGGGGCGAGCAGAACAACTACGACCCGTACGGGCAGGTGACGCTCCGCCTGCACCAGCTCCGAGAAATCGGGCATCCCGTCGATAAGGTGGAGCTCATCATCATGGGCGGGACGATGACCGCGCGCAGTCACGACTACCAGGAGTGGTTCGTGAAGCGCGCGCTCGAAGCCCTGAACGACTTCGACCCCGAGCAGGAGCCGAAGCCGGCGGAGGGCGTGTCGTTCGCGCAAGACCCCGAGGAGTACGACTTCCGGTACTTGGAGGACGTGAAGACCGAGAACGAGTTCGGGAACGTTCGAAACATCGGGACGACGTTCGAGACGAAGCCGGACTGGTGTGACCCCGAGCAAATCGATAGGATGCTCGATTTGGGCGGGACGAAGGTCGAGGTCGGGGTGCAGACGACGTACGAGCGCATCAACCGCGAGATGCATCGCGGGCACGGGATGCAGGCGTCGATGGACGCGAACCGCCGGCTCCGGGACGCCGCGTTCAAGGTCGGGTTCCACATGATGCCGGGCCAGCCCGGGATGACGGAGGAGATGATTCTGGAGGACTTCCGGCGGCTGTT from Salarchaeum japonicum carries:
- a CDS encoding tRNA uridine(34) 5-carboxymethylaminomethyl modification radical SAM/GNAT enzyme Elp3; this encodes MSSGSESAFEAACDELVDRLLAGDIEQDDIEQAKMDVCGEYSAPKVPTHAELLDYAPQSRREELEDLLQRKPVRTASGVTPVAVMTSPHMCPHGKCLYCPGGPASEFDSSQSYTGHEPAAARGEQNNYDPYGQVTLRLHQLREIGHPVDKVELIIMGGTMTARSHDYQEWFVKRALEALNDFDPEQEPKPAEGVSFAQDPEEYDFRYLEDVKTENEFGNVRNIGTTFETKPDWCDPEQIDRMLDLGGTKVEVGVQTTYERINREMHRGHGMQASMDANRRLRDAAFKVGFHMMPGQPGMTEEMILEDFRRLFEEPEWRPDYLKIYPTLVVRGTRIYDQWRRDEFEPLGNEQAAELVARVMKDIPRYVRLQRVQRDIPADFIDAGVWKSNLRQLAWEKLDEHGWTCNCIRCREVGMNDDDPENVELDVLTYEAGGGTEHFISFEDFEKDLLVGFARLRFPNDPVRRELDNAALLRELHVYGGETGIGEESRDDQHQHRGYGRRLMERAEDMAADAGYDKLSVISGIGARQYYKQKLGYVQDGPYVSKGL